One window from the genome of Anolis sagrei isolate rAnoSag1 chromosome 4, rAnoSag1.mat, whole genome shotgun sequence encodes:
- the PFDN1 gene encoding prefoldin subunit 1: MAAPVDLELKKAFTELQAKVIDTQQKVKLADLQIDQLNRTKKHAHLTDTEIMTLADETRMYEGVGRMFILQSKGVIHNQLLEKQKIAEDKIKELEQRKSYLERSVKEAEDNIREMLMARRAQ, encoded by the exons ATGGCGGCGCCCGTGGACCTTGAGCTGAAAAAG GCATTTACTGAACTTCAAGCTAAGGTCATTGATACTCAGCAAAAGGTGAAACTTGCAGATCTACAGATAGATCAACTGAATAGGACAAAAAAGCATGCACATCTTACTGATACAGAAATTATGACACTGGCTGATGAAACACGGATGTATGAAGGTGTAGGAAGAAT GTTTATCCTTCAGTCTAAAGGAGTAATTCACAACCAGCTGCTAGAAAAACAGAAGATAGCAGAAGACAAAATTAAAGAACTGGAG CAGCGAAAATCATATCTGGAACGGAGTGTAAAGGAAGCTGAAGACAACATCCGGGAGATGCTGATGGCAAGAAGAGCACAAtaa